The Corvus hawaiiensis isolate bCorHaw1 chromosome 2, bCorHaw1.pri.cur, whole genome shotgun sequence genome includes a window with the following:
- the NIPA1 gene encoding magnesium transporter NIPA1, with translation MRMAVGAAAGEGAAQSPGPAAVSLGLSVAVVSSLVNGSTFVLQKKGIVRARGRGTSYLTDIVWWSGTIAMALGQIGNFLAYTAVPTVLVTPLGALGVPFGSILASYLLKEKLNILGKLGCLLSCAGSVVLIIHSPKSESVTTQAELEEKLTNPVFVGYLCIVLLMLLLLIFWIAPAHGPTNIMVYISICSLLGSFTVPSTKGIGLAAQDIFHNNPSSQRALYLCLVLLAVLGCSIIIQFRYINKALECFDSSVFGAIYYVVFTTLVLLASAILFREWSNVGVVDFLGMACGFTTVSIGIVLIQVFKEFNFNIGDLNKPNMKTD, from the exons ATGCGGATGGCGGTCGGTGCGGCAGCGGGCGAGGGGGCAGcgcagagccccggccccgccgccgtgTCGCTGGGCTTGAGCGTGGCCGTGGTCTCCAGCCTGGTGAACGGCTCCACCTTCGTCCTGCAGAAGAAGGGGATCGTGCGGGCCCGCGGGAGAG GTACTTCATACTTAACTGATATAGTATGGTGGTCGGGCACTATTGCAA TGGCACTGGGTCAAATAGGGAATTTCTTGGCCTACACTGCAGTCCCAACCGTGCTAGTGACGCCCTTGGGAGCTCTTGGCGTTCCATTTGG GTCTATCTTAGCTTCTTACTTACTGAAAGAGAAACTGAACATTCTTGGCAAGCTGGGGTGTTTGCTGAGCTGCGCTGGGTCTGTTGTTCTCATTATCCATTCCCCGAAGTCTGAGAGTGTAACGACTCAGGCTGAGCTTGAAGAGAAGCTTACAAATCCAG ttttcgTGGGTTATCTCTGCATAGTGCTGCTAATGCTGCTTCTGCTTATCTTCTGGATAGCTCCAGCTCATGGACCTACTAATATTATGGTTTACATCAGTATTTGCTCTCTGTTGGGCAGTTTCACTGTTCCCAGCACAAAAGGGATTGGGCTGGCTGCTCAAGATATCTTTCACAATAACCCATCAAGTCAGAGGGCTCTGTACCTCTGTCTGGTACTTCTGGCAGTATTAGGATGTAGCATTATCATTCAGTTCAGATACATCAATAAGGCACTGGAGTGTTTTGACTCCTCTGTGTTTGGTGCCATCTACTATGTTGTATTTACCACCCTAGTCCTGCTGGCTTCAGCCATCCTTTTCAGGGAATGGAGTAATGTAGGAGTTGTAGATTTTTTGGGAATGGCTTGTGGATTCACCACAGTATCTATTGGAATTGTTCTTATACAAGTCTTCAAGGAATTCAACTTCAATATTGGAGATTTAAACAAACCTAACATGAAgacagattaa